A single Aspergillus puulaauensis MK2 DNA, chromosome 7, nearly complete sequence DNA region contains:
- the RAD52 gene encoding RAD52 DNA repair protein RADC (BUSCO:EOG09261PJZ;~COG:L;~EggNog:ENOG410PHXY;~InterPro:IPR042525,IPR007232,IPR041247,IPR004585;~PFAM:PF04098;~go_component: GO:0005634 - nucleus [Evidence IEA];~go_process: GO:0000724 - double-strand break repair via homologous recombination [Evidence IEA];~go_process: GO:0000730 - DNA recombinase assembly [Evidence IEA];~go_process: GO:0006281 - DNA repair [Evidence IEA];~go_process: GO:0006310 - DNA recombination [Evidence IEA];~go_process: GO:0045002 - double-strand break repair via single-strand annealing [Evidence IEA]), which produces MPAVGDQHRGGPASITMPDTTGVIAKNPFEESPSRLNQYTPDEVAALKARLDKKLGPEYISARPGAAGQKVHYLSADKCINLANEVFGFNGWSSSIQNIQIDFVDESPNTGKVSLGLSVIVRVTLKDGAYHEDVGYGHIENCKGKAAAFEKAKKEATTDALKRALRNFGNVLGNCIYDKDYISKVTKVKTAPSKLDIHDLHRHPDFVPIKKEPVQPKALPEDDDLPPRPMIAARNTAAPANNVSDYDAEFGSDVFDEADFNVGEGDNPDEIAEDADAQKMRQPPTPIGRQNMAPNPRGYASGAPTNANPSTVTPSKPERPMSHPPPGRQIPNQGPNNRSYPAAAQDQYANQRRSVPPPETQRTAYQNGRSIPPGQQRAGHGTVPSAASAQVPIKQEYGSGAQNPQPQNMAPPGTPGIDGQAPPVVGFFSARGVDMLRENPHNAAANAPVFDPHAESPSIRKTAGVDHTKTLPVSRPMLAGGASPAPNQSRDFINPSTDVHRKIGIPGGAGSPMNRGPSTSSYRPLTRPNVDSNAMANSPAANRGGFGPPNMNGKRPPLNDVTNASTPGGNGPSPVPNPNDPKRTKFDGSLPPQQQPRNQQQQH; this is translated from the exons ATGCCAGC CGTCGGCGACCAGCATCGAGGTGGCCCGGCGAGCATCACAATGCCGGACACAACAGGAGTTATCGCCAAAAACCCATTCGAAGAGAGTCCATCACGCCTTAACCAATATACACCCGATGAAGTCGCTGCACTTAAAGCACGTCTCGATAAGAAACTAGGACCCGAGTACATCTCCGCCCGGCCTGGCGCGGCGGGCCAGAAAGTACACTACCTCTCTGCGGATAAGTGTATCAACCTTGCCAATGAAGTATTTGGGTTTAATGGGTGGTCGAGCTCGATCCAGAATATCCAAATTGATTTT GTTGACGAGTCCCCAAATACTGGAAAAGTTAGTTTGGGATTATCTGTGATAGTGAGGGTTACTCTGAAGGACGGAGCCTACCACGAG GATGTCGGATACGGGCACATTGAAAACTGCAAGGGGAAGGCTGCCGCTTTTGAAAAGGCGAAAAAAGAAGCAACTACCGATGCCCTAAAGCGGGCTCTGCGAAATTTCGGCAATGTCCTGGGTAACTGTATATACGACAAGGATTACATTTCCAAGGTCACAAAAGTGAAAACAGCGCCG TCGAAGCTAGACATCCATGATCTGCACCGCCACCCTGACTTTGTTCCTATAAAGAAGGAGCCAGTACAGCCGAAAGCGCTcccagaggacgatgatCTGCCTCCTCGCCCAATGATAGCGGCCAGAAACACGGCAGCACCAGCCAACAATGTCTCTGACTACGATGCGGAATTTGGAA GTGATGTGTTCGATGAGGCCGACTTCAATGTTGGCGAAGGCGACAATCCAGATGAAATAGCGGAAGATGCAGACGCTCAAAAGATGCGCCAGCCCCCGACCCCAATTGGGAGGCAAAACATGGCGCCAAACCCCCGGGGCTATGCATCTGGTGCACCAACGAACGCTAATCCTAGTACCGTAACACCGTCGAAACCGGAACGACCGATGAGCCATCCTCCGCCCGGCAGGCAAATCCCTAATCAAGGCCCGAACAACAGATCGTACCCTGCGGCAGCCCAAGATCAATACGCAAACCAAAGACGGTCTGTACCACCTCCAGAGACACAGAGAACGGCATACCAAAACGGAAGGTCAATACCACCGGGGCAACAACGAGCTGGCCATGGCACTGTCCCATCAGCCGCCAGCGCACAAGTCCCTATTAAACAAGAGTATGGCTCGGGTGCCCAAAATCCGCAGCCGCAAAATATGGCTCCTCCAGGTACACCTGGTATAGACGGTCAAGCGCCGCCTGTTGTAGGGTTTTTCTCTGCTCGCGGAGTTGATATGCTGCGAGAAAACCCCCATAATGCAGCGGCCAACGCTCCAGTCTTTGACCCTCACGCCGAAAGCCCCTCAATTCGCAAAACCGCAGGCGTCGACCATACTAAGACCTTGCCGGTATCAAGGCCAATGCTCGCGGGCGGCGCATCACCAGCCCCAAACCAAAGCCGAGACTTCATTAATCCCTCCACAGACGTGCATAGGAAAATCGGTATTCCCGGCGGAGCGGGTAGCCCCATGAACAGAGGGCCATCAACGTCCTCTTATCGTCCCCTAACACGACCAAATGTCGATTCAAACGCGATGGCGAACAGCCCAGCGGCCAACCGTGGTGGGTTTGGACCGCCGAATATGAACGGAAAGCGGCCACCTCTAAATGATGTGACTAACGCGTCCACGCCTGGCGGTAATGGGCCCAGTCCTGTACCTAATCCAAATGATCCGAAGAGAACAAAATTCGACGGGTCGCTGCCTCCGCAACAGCAACCACgcaatcaacaacaacaacactaa
- a CDS encoding uncharacterized protein (COG:S;~EggNog:ENOG410Q1HC) yields MAETSNERLNRLQEADLGTARREYISTVDRGFNNMRVQAIEASRKSNVQGSKEQRVAEANKSRLEGWANVHKKIGDTADLEDLDHLLNGQSHRLRLDSMIRGGSVQQFGHTSQVNSSRSVSAAAAGPRAAPLNQRPTRASSMAMKSLPNPPGNCSGLDPALNRNNPSSNTAVWKKKPAGRSASSAQNAPLTRIRRPLNFPPRAISSPEDFLAVARMVTANQRAGKPPTEIPKAQGPADAEVHRKGDLSLTPETPSKPNHQKSPIGGVPLSQKVTSQRAVSPTPVNEVESSDNSLSSDSTNLDSPEETSQVPPVGTTDQAKEEGRLDTRLQDSSANQTLVQAQRPQKAVGMLLDLSFATSIESGPEPGMSPALEELKGLEFTKSLEAKDPPFTLAGVNRKLDFGGVLPKEQKSNELSDIEATTDLEDDEETAAEYQREIDLICDLLAGSFSDTFLSKMTECKKELETRLELGRTPKLRTTARSEKFFTPPTIPESKELGAAVSVAAEVTPTHSRKTSEARITTPTSQSRLNAAAPKFMPKAFTEYRSLSNATTDSSTSFQPTPTKAITEPQSDCASSELTIVPAKADKPPVGTRAESISPEFPTTIQRASSGTLLGDHLLPGASTRKAEQPHLFGDHLLPGRRVFPSLFVPSSTVPVSGPTLAQAAAPDFGPITFSSTSVPRPLKIVDPNAQVASKPAPAKGSSLTPDAPHFEPLNKAASIKTSNAPTPSTTANVAVKTARKTTSMMESIYAPKPKADSSSTGPKKLPVGQGLSASRYSDPKWI; encoded by the exons ATGGCCGAAACATCAAATGAACGCCTCAACAGGCTGCAAGAG GCGGACCTAGGGACGGCTCGAAGAGAATATATTTCGACCGTCGATCGTGGGTTCAATAACATGCGAGTCCAGGCCATCGAGGCCTCTCGGAAGTCCAACGTACAGGGATCGAAAGAGCAACGAGTCGCTGAAGCCAACAAATCCCGACTAGAGGGTTGGGCTA ATGTGCACAAGAAAATCGGTGACACGGCGGATCTAGAGGACCTTGATCACCTTTTGAATGGACAAAGCCACCGTTTACGGCTCGACAGCATGATACGTGGGGGCAGTGTACAGCAATTCGGACATACGTCTCAGGTTAATTCGTCTAGGTCGgtatcagcagcagcagcaggaccGCGTGCTGCTCCGTTGAACCAGCGCCCTACCAG GGCCTCTTCAATGGCTATGAAATCCTTGCCTAACCCACCTGGAAACTGCAGTGGGCTAGATCCGGCACTTAATAGAAATAACCCTTCCAGTAACACCGCCGtatggaagaagaaaccagCAGGCAGATCCGCGAGCA GTGCGCAAAATGCTCCACTAACTAGAATTAGACGGCCTCT TAATTTCCCCCCACGAGCTATTTCCAGCCCTGAAGAtttcctcgccgtcgctcgCATGGTCACCGC AAATCAAAGAGCAGGTAAACCACCGACTGAAATACCGAAAGCTCAGGGTCCCGCAGATGCAGAAGTTCATCGTAAAGGCGATTTGTCTCTCACCCCAGAAACGCCGTCTAAGCCTAATCATCAAAAGTCGCCAATTGGTGGAGTGCCGTTAAGCCAAAAAGTCACATCTCAGCGCGCAGTTTCTCCCACGCCAGTGAACGAGGTCGAGTCGTCTGATAATAGCTTGAGTTCGGACTCAACGAACCTAGACTCGCCTGAAGAAACGTCTCAGGTGCCACCAGTTGGTACAACTGACcaagcaaaagaagaaggaagactCGATACAAGACTACAAGACTCAAGCGCCAATCAGACCCTCGTCCAAGCACAGCGCCCTCAGAAGGCTGTCGGGATGCTCCTGGATTTGAGCTTTGCAACATCAATAGAATCTGGACCGGAGCCTGGAATGAGCCCAGCTCTGGAAGAATTGAAAGGGCTGGAGTTCACAAAATCTCTCGAGGCAAAGGATCCGCCTTTTACTCTTGCAGGTGTCAACAGGAAGCTCGACTTTGGCGGAGTTTTACCCAAAGAGCAGAAGTCAAATGAGCTGAGTGATATAGAAGCAACCACTGACctcgaggatgacgaggaaacCGCTGCAGAGTACCAACGCGAGATCGATTTAATCTGCGATCTCTTAGCAGGCTCTTTCTCCGATACATTTTTGTCTAAGATGACTGAATGTAAAAAAGAATTGGAGACCAGGCTCGAACTAGGTCGAACCCCGAAGTTAAGGACAACGGCACGAAGCGAGAAGTTTTTCACCCCCCCAACTATTCCTGAATCCAAGGAACTCGGAGCTGCTGTTTCTGTAGCCGCTGAAGTTACACCGACGCATAGTCGCAAGACATCAGAGGCTCGGATCACAACTCCTACATCGCAATCTCGTTTGAACGCGGCAGCACCAAAATTCATGCCAAAGGCATTCACGGAGTACCGGTCATTGTCAAATGCCACCACCGATTCATCCACGAGTTTCCAGCCCACGCCCACGAAGGCTATCACCGAGCCCCAATCAGATTGTGCATCGAGCGAATTAACAATTGTTCCGGCGAAGGCAGATAAACCCCCAGTGGGGACTCGTGCTGAGTCCATCTCACCTGAATTCCCAACAACCATTCAGCGAGCTTCCAGTGGTACCCTACTTGGGGATCATCTACTACCTGGGGCCAGTACTAGGAAGGCAGAGCAACCTCACCTCTTCGGTGACCACTTACTTCCTGGACGTCGTGTATTTCCCTCTCTATTTGTGCCATCGTCTACCGTTCCAGTATCCGGACCCACCCTGGCTC aagCGGCTGCCCCTGATTTCGGTCCTATTACATTCTCCTCCACTTCTGTTCCCCGGCCATTGAAGATTGTTGATCCAAACGCTCAAGTAGCTAGCAAGCCAGCGCCTGCAAAAGGTTCTTCACTCACACCGGATGCACCGCACTTCGAGCCGCTGAACAAAGCTGCCAGCATTAAAACCTCAAATGCGCCGACCCCCAGTACTACAGCTAATGTCGCAGTTAAGACTGCTAGAAAAACAACCTCAATGATGGAGTCCATCTATGCACCGAAGCCGAAAGCAGACTCAAGCTCCACGGGTCCAAAGAAACTTCCAGTTGGCCAAGGACTTTCGGCCTCACGGTATTCTGATCCCAAATGGATTTAG
- a CDS encoding putative amino acid transporter (COG:E;~EggNog:ENOG410PG2H;~InterPro:IPR013057;~PFAM:PF01490;~TransMembrane:11 (i158-177o183-206i227-252o272-293i305-325o345-366i387-404o424-443i464-481o487-508i520-541o)): MPGDERQQSSSAEANGPADLESQRLLPDLSNEEQNDASHSDIGASTPDEPPSQSTASPHPDGQRRTPRTQNRVRFDIEDDTEDGSHTSGDNRDSEELWLDEEDYAGTDRGRSGQRHSGQRIPLLTNIEAPSVTLATSDELFPEEHLESARPRSGMKMAFMNMANSIIGAGIIGQPYALKQSGMLMGILLLVGLTVTVDWTIHLIVVNSKLSGADSFQATMQHCFGKSGLIAISVAQWAFAFGGMVAFCIIVGDTIPHVLSSLFPSLQDMSFLWLLTDRRAIIVLLVLGISYPLSLYRDIAKLAKASTLALLSMAVIVIAVFTQGFRVSPESRGDVKSLFFVNSGFFQAVGVISFAFVCHHNSLLIYGSLKKPTLDRFATVTHYSTGISLLMCLLMGVSGFLFFGSQTQGNVLNNFPSDNILINIARLCFGLNMLTTLPLEAFVCREVMTTYFFPDEPFNMNRHLIFTSALVVTTVAMALLTCDLGAVFELIGATSAATLAYIFPPLCYIKLSNASRKEKIPAYVCIAFGITVMGVSLIQAVGKMINNEGGTATCS, encoded by the exons ATGCCTGGTGATGAGAGACAACAATCTTCTTCGGCCGAAGCTAATGGTCCTGCCGACCTGGAATCGCAGCGACTTCTCCCGGATTTGTCAAATGAAGAACAAAACGATGCTAGTCACTCTGACATAGGCGCTTCAACCCCCGATGAGCCGCCGTCTCAGTCCACCGCATCACCGCATCCAGACGGCCAGCGCCGCACTCCTCGCACTCAGAACCGCGTGAGATTCGATATAGAGGATGATACCGAGGATGGGAGCCATACGAGTGGAGACAATCGTGACTCCGAAGAACTTtggctggacgaggaggactATGCTGGGACTGACAGGGGCCGTTCGGGGCAACGTCATTCTGGACAAAGAATCCCCCTCCTAACGAACATTGAGGCACCCAGCGTAACGCTTGCTACGTCTGACGAATTATTTCCCGAAGAGCATCTGGAGAGCGCGAGGCCTCGAAGCGGAATGAAGATGGCGTTCATGAACATGGCAAACAGCATTATCGGGGCGGGAATTATAGGCCAACCATATGCCTTGAAACAATCAGGAATGCTAATGGGAATACTTCTTCTGGTCGGCCTTACGGTCACGGTGGACTGGACTATCCACTTGATAGTTGTCAACTCGAAACTGAGCGGCGCAGATTCCTTTCAAGCAACGATGCAGCATTGTTTCGGAAAGTCTGGTCTAATCGCCATTTCTGTTGCCCAATGGGCGTTTGCGTTTGGTGGAATGGTTGCATTTTGTATTATTGTCGGGGACACTATACCGCATGTTTTGAGTTCTCTATTTCCCTCTCTTCAGGACATGTCATTTCTTTGGCTTCTCACCGATAGACGAGCCATCATTGTACTCCTTGTCCTGGGGATCTCGTATCCACTATCACTATATCGGGACATTGCCAAG TTAGCGAAAGCATCGACTTTGGCCCTATTAAGTATGGCAGTTATTGTTATTGCTGTGTTTACCCAGGGCTTTCGCGTATCACCCGAGTCGCGTGGTGATGTGAAGAGCCTATTTTTTGTGAACTCTGGGTTCTTCCAAGCTGTTGGAGTGATCTCATTTG CATTTGTTTGCC ACCACAACAGCCTTTTGATCTATGGTTcactgaagaagccgacCTTGGATCGATTTGCGACGGTTACCCATTACTCGACCGGTATTTCCCTTTTAATGTGCCTACTCATGGGCGTGTCTGGTTTCCTCTTCTTTGGTTCACAGACCCAAGGCAATGTACTAAATAACTTCCCGTCGGATAACATCCTGATTAACATAGCGCGGCT CTGCTTTGGTCTGAACATGCTTACTACGTTACCGTTAGAAGCATTTGTATGCAGGGAAGTCATGACGACCTACTTCTTTCCTGACGAGCCTTTCAACATGAATCGGCACTTGATATTCACATCTGCCTTGGTGGTAACAACTGTAGCTATGGCACTGCTAACCTGCGACCTGGGAGCCGTCTTTGAATTGATCGGTGCGACAAGTGCAGCCACACTGGCGTACATTTTCCCTCCACTATGCTATATTAAGCTGAGCAATGCGTCTCGAAAGGAGAAGATTCCGGCGTACGTGTGCATTGCCTTTGGAATTACCGTCATGGGTGTTAGCCTCATACAAGCAGTTGGGAAGATGATCAATA ATGAAGGTGGCACAGCAACCTGCAGCTAA
- a CDS encoding uncharacterized protein (COG:S;~EggNog:ENOG410Q2QB) yields the protein MLLPPGILVLRDSEHLKQLLCGGEIWVSQAPELKFNIRIASLDDLHPSFSHFVSQLGDSTCRAKIWTDLDLVVLYKSCIFEPGQGCSTYLLSFGIQKRLGPAEKTKALKLPKILRDYSDAIPPTNIPTVRLTSIDVLLEYTHIFEQCIKRFQQSKPHDKNDDIIQSADFGDWDWDGVQNSQANISIITDTHGPVFEHDVRRSNEEFKPFDHSTPISSSPLEFGALFQEALTVLVFGNVVRRRNNTETGSDGFQSLSKIAPGVFKPGYREAMSQRSRLLPSIAKSLTSMLNLSDNQVLKEKMASVTAVHQPDLRPSSPTTRGNDTKAILKMKLWTISQKRLYHAPTPKSLRASSSLPIPNQEEQTQDETLLLEAISGETGYFDDNCNTESELEFYSASNESEPELVLDFNFDESEHSSSMIFDGNEIGHPAETLEELHFDGQKTAPPHSASIKANCQVKSPYTRSLSLPNSEDTLMDHEGMLDFDTNSVENVPGLSSQTSFSHSPHSYAGPLVDLCDDYDEDEMLCDDISV from the exons ATGCTGCTACCCCCAGGGATCCTAGTTCTACGTGACTCAGAGCACCTGAAACAGCTTCTGTGCGGCGGTGAAATCTGGGTGTCTCAAGCACCTGAGCTCAAATTCAATATACGTATTGCCTCCCTGGATGATTTGCATCCATCGTTCAGCCATTTCGTATCCCAGCTAGGCGACTCTACCTGCAGAGCGAAG ATCTGGACAGATCTAGACCTCGTTGTTCTCTACAAAAGCTGTATCTTCGAACCCGGCCAGGGTTGCTCCACAtatcttctctctttcgGCATACAAAAGCGACTTGGACCTGCAGAAAAGACGAAGGCGCTGAAGCTGCCCAAAATATTGAGGGATTACTCTGATGCAATTCCTCCGACTAATATACCTACTGTCCGATTGACCTCCATTGACGTCCTCCTGGAATATACCCACATTTTCGAACAATGTATAAAACGGTTTCAGCAGTCGAAACCGCACGACAAAAACGACGATATAATACAGTCGGCCGATTTTGGCgattgggattgggatggcGTACAAAACTCACAAGCAAACATCTCAATAATTACAGATACCCATGGTCCAGTATTCGAACACGACGTCAGAAGGAGTAATGAAGAATTCAAACCCTTCGACCATTCAACACCCATATCTTCTAGCCCTTTAGAGTTCGGCGCATTGTTTCAAGAAGCCCTTACGGTACTGGTGTTTGGAAATGTGGTGCGGAGACGCAATAACACCGAAACAGGGTCGGATGGCTTCCAGAGCCTATCCAAGATAGCCCCCGGTGTATTCAAACCCGGCTATCGTGAG GCTATGAGCCAACGATCTCGCTTGCTGCCCTCAATCGCGAAATCCTTAACCTCGATGTTGAATCTCAGCGACAACCAAGTTTtaaaggagaagatggcctcCGTCACAGCAGTACACCAACCAGACTTACGCCCCTCGAGCCCGACCACAAGAGGCAACGATACAAAGGCCATACTGAAAATGAAACTATGGACTATCTCTCAGAAGCGGCTTTATCACGCACCGACGCCGAAAAGCTTGAGAGCTTCAAGCTCATTGCCCATTCCTaaccaagaagagcaaactCAGGACGAAACGCTTCTTTTAGAAGCAATATCAGGAGAAACAGGGTATTTTGATGATAATTGCAATACTGAATCTGAACTCGAATTTTATTCAGCAAGCAACGAATCAGAGCCTGAGCTTGTCCTTGATTTTAACTTCGACGAGTCAGAACATAGTTCGAGCATGATATTCGATGGCAACGAAATCGGACACCCAGCGGAGACCCTGGaagagcttcattttgatggCCAGAAAACTGCCCCTCCTCATAGTGCGTCCATAAAAGCAAACTGCCAAGTGAAGTCGCCCTATACACGCAGCTTGTCATTACCCAACTCTGAAGACACCCTGATGGATCATGAAGGAATGCTTGATTTTGATACTAATTCCGTCGAAAACGTTCCGGGATTATCAAGTCAAACTTCTTTTTCGCACAGTCCGCATTCGTATGCAGGACCTCTAGTGGATTTATGTGACGACtatgatgaagatgagatgcTCTGTGACGATATCTCAGTATAA
- the yphA gene encoding tyrosine phosphatase family protein (COG:V;~EggNog:ENOG410PQN8;~InterPro:IPR029021,IPR020428,IPR016130,IPR004861;~PFAM:PF13350,PF03162;~go_function: GO:0004725 - protein tyrosine phosphatase activity [Evidence IEA];~go_function: GO:0016791 - phosphatase activity [Evidence IEA];~go_process: GO:0016311 - dephosphorylation [Evidence IEA]): MAYPLTNKTTNSANETKQAEKSVIRVSPLESEDPDVGESELPANFGEVAKGIYRSAFLQSCNLPALKLLKLRTIITLVEEPFSPSHSSFLKENGIKHYRIPFIANKDASVKTPDGVVNTILRIMLDKANHPMLIHCNKGKHRTGCVTGCFRKLQGWEKQDIVDEYVRFARPKQRPLDEAFIEAFDPSNLTHLAKTCGAKSWDSSGTYDNIRAEKDQGSPENLFQTSSVPRNDVRVAS; encoded by the exons ATGGCCTACCCTTTGACGAATAAGACCACCAATAGCGCTAACGAAACCAAGCAAG CCGAAAAGTCAGTTATCAGGGTTTCTCCGCTGGAGTCGGAGGACCCTGATGTTGGAGAATCAGAATTGCCCGCGAACTTTGGGGAAGTTGCAAAAGGAATATATCGCAGCGCGTTTCTTCAGTCTTGCAATCTCCCAGCACTCAAGCTCCTGAAATTGCGAACCATAAT TACTCTTGTCGAAGAGCCATTTTCGCCGAGCCACTCGAGTTTTTTGAAGGAGAACGGGATCAAACATTACCGCATTCCCTTCATTGCAAATAAGGACGCTTCTGTCAAAACACCAGACGGTGTCGTGAATACCATTCTCAGGATAATGCTGGACAAGGCCAATCACCCTATGCTCATACACTGCAATAAAGGAAAA CATCGTACTGGGTGCGTGACTGGCTGCTTTCGGAAGCTCCAGGGGTGGGAGAAACAAGATATAGTTGATGAGTATGTCCGTTTCGCTCGACCAAAGCAACGTCCGCTGGACGAGGCGTTTATTGAGGCATTTGACCCGTCAAATCTCACCCACTTGGCTAAAACTTGCGGTGCAAAGTCGTGGGATTCATCTGGAACATACGACAATATTAGGGCTGAGAAAGATCAAGGCTCACCAGAAAACCTGTTCCAAACTTCCTCAGTTCCTCGTAATGATGTTCGCGTGGCTTCTTGA
- a CDS encoding 3'-5'-exodeoxyribonuclease (COG:L;~EggNog:ENOG410PK4N;~InterPro:IPR018228,IPR032466,IPR001130;~PFAM:PF01026;~go_function: GO:0016788 - hydrolase activity, acting on ester bonds [Evidence IEA];~go_function: GO:0016888 - endodeoxyribonuclease activity, producing 5'-phosphomonoesters [Evidence IEA]) yields MKGGFFVGSTFGKLGNITKTTSPFRAIKRNRVCPPVTVWRHSQTSCTTPPSSFYPPFCKRESSTYSPASAPLSKMGDTSTTIRYVDIGINLSDPVFKGRYHGKQVHDDDLDDIIQRARDVGCRKFMVTGSDLEESKHAIEIAQKYPGFCYATVGVHPCQAKHFDIFPGGPEKLLDELRSLALDSKKAGHAVAFGEIGLDYDRLFLSAKEPQLKYFEAQLEIAVEIQLPLFLHSRAASDDFERLLAPKLEKLPNRGLVHSFTGTLEEMNRMVALGLDIGVNGCSLKTEENLEVVKAIPLDRLQIETDGPWCEIRPSHASSKFLTGAPPLPKAVKKERWQKGLMVKGRNEPVAIAQVAHVIAGVKGITVEEVCEAAWTNSIKMFGLGEEAP; encoded by the exons ATGAAAGGGGGCTTTTTTGTAGGCAGCACTTTCGGAAAATTGGGCAATATCACTAAAACTACGTCTCCTTTCCGCGCTATCAAAAGAAACAGGGTGTGCCCACCAGTCACTGTCTGGCGACATAGTCAAA CGTCCTGCACGACTCCGCCTTCGTCATTTTATCCCCCATTTTGCAAGCGGGAAAGCTCTACTTATTCTCCGGCTTCTGCCCCGTTATCCAAGATGGGCGACACAAGTACAACCATCAGATATGTGGAT ATCGGAATCAACCTGAGTGACCCGGTGTTCAAAGGCAGGTACCACGGGAAGCAGGTCCACGACGATGATTTAGACGATATTATTCAGCGCGCACGGGATGTGGGCTGCCGGAAGTTTATGGTAACTGGCTCCGACTTAGAAGAGTCGAAGCATGCTATCGAAATCGCTCAGAAATACC CTGGATTCTGCTATGCAACTGTTGGGGTTCACCCTTGTCAAGCCAAACACTTTGATATATTTCCCGGTGGTCCAGAAAAATTGTTGGATGAACTTAGGTCACTAGCATTGGACTCAAAGAAGGCAGGCCATGCTGTTGCCTTCGGAGAGATTGGATTAGATTACGACAGACTATTCTTGAGTGCAAAAGAGCCGCAGCTTAAGTATTTTGAGGCCCAGCTTGAAATCGCGGTCGAAATTCAGCTACCTCTTTTCCTGCATTCGCGCGCAGCCAGTGACGATTTTGAGAGGCTACTGGCTCCAAAGCTGGAAAAACTTCCAAACCGAGGACTCGTTCATAGTTTTACAGGGACTCTGGAAGAGATGAACCGGATGGTGGCGCTTGGCCTAGATATTGGAGTCAACGGGTGCAGCTTGAAGACAGAAGAGAATCTAGAGGTCGTAAAAGCCATCCCCTTGGATAGACTCCAAATTGAGACTGATGGACCTTGG TGCGAGATTCGCCCGTCGCACGCCTCGTCCAAATTCTTGACTGGCGCGCCCCCTTTACCAAAGGCAgtcaaaaaagaaagatgGCAGAAGGGGCTCATGGTAAAAGGCCGAAATGAGCCCGTTGCAATTGCCCAGGTCGCCCATGTCATTGCCGGGGTTAAGGGGATAACAGTGGAGGAGGTCTGTGAAGC TGCGTGGACCAACTCGATAAAGATGTTCGGGCTCGGCGAGGAAGCTCCTTAG